Proteins encoded together in one Gammaproteobacteria bacterium window:
- the rpsC gene encoding 30S ribosomal protein S3, whose translation MGQKVHPTGIRLGIVKDWTSTWFADSRNYADYLNKDIEIRDFIKKKLAHASVSRIQISRPARNAMITVHTARPGIVIGKKGEDIEALRKLVSAKMGIPVHINIEEVRKPELDAQLVAESVAQQLERRIMFRRAMKRAVTNAMRLGGQGIRINVAGRLNGAEIARSEWYREGRVPLHTLRADIDYGFAEAHTTYGIIGVKVWVFKGEIFDSADQSVEAESAKKAAGK comes from the coding sequence ATGGGTCAGAAAGTACATCCAACAGGCATCCGCCTGGGCATCGTCAAGGACTGGACGTCCACATGGTTCGCGGACTCCCGCAACTATGCTGACTATCTGAACAAGGACATCGAGATCCGCGACTTCATCAAGAAGAAGCTCGCGCACGCCTCGGTGAGCCGGATTCAGATTTCGCGCCCGGCACGCAATGCCATGATTACCGTACATACGGCCCGCCCCGGCATCGTTATCGGCAAGAAGGGCGAGGATATCGAAGCGCTGCGCAAGCTTGTGTCGGCGAAGATGGGCATTCCGGTGCATATCAACATCGAGGAAGTGCGCAAGCCCGAACTCGATGCCCAACTGGTGGCCGAGAGCGTGGCTCAGCAGCTGGAGCGCCGCATCATGTTTCGTCGCGCCATGAAGCGTGCCGTGACCAACGCCATGCGCCTGGGCGGCCAGGGCATCCGTATCAATGTCGCCGGTCGCTTGAATGGCGCCGAGATCGCACGTAGCGAGTGGTACCGTGAAGGTCGTGTGCCGCTGCACACCCTGCGTGCCGATATCGACTACGGTTTCGCGGAGGCCCACACCACCTATGGAATCATCGGTGTGAAAGTCTGGGTCTTCAAGGGCGAGATATTCGACTCCGCGGATCAGAGCGTCGAGGCGGAGTCCGCGAAGAAGGCGGCGGGCAAGTAA
- the rplV gene encoding 50S ribosomal protein L22 → MQVSAKLRFARISPQKCRLVADQVRGLPVERALQTLMFSNKKAAGMVRKVLESAIANAEHNEGADIDELKVAVICVDEGPTLKRMRPRAKGRGNRIIKRMSHITVTVGDTK, encoded by the coding sequence ATGCAAGTCAGTGCCAAATTGCGCTTTGCGCGGATTTCGCCCCAGAAATGCCGACTCGTGGCCGACCAGGTCCGTGGTCTGCCGGTGGAGCGCGCGCTGCAGACGCTGATGTTCAGCAACAAGAAGGCGGCCGGCATGGTCCGCAAGGTGTTGGAATCGGCGATCGCGAATGCCGAACACAACGAAGGTGCCGACATCGACGAGTTGAAGGTCGCAGTGATCTGCGTCGACGAGGGTCCGACCCTGAAACGCATGCGGCCACGCGCCAAGGGTCGCGGCAACCGCATCATCAAGCGCATGAGTCACATCACGGTGACCGTGGGCGACACGAAGTAA
- the rpsS gene encoding 30S ribosomal protein S19 — translation MPRSVKKGPFVDLHLAKKVEEAVATNSKRPIKTWSRRSMVMPDMVGLTIAVHNGRQHVPVLVNENMVGHKLGEFAATRTFKGHVADRKSR, via the coding sequence GTGCCACGTTCAGTGAAAAAAGGGCCTTTCGTTGACCTGCACCTCGCCAAGAAGGTCGAGGAGGCGGTTGCTACGAACAGCAAGAGGCCGATCAAGACCTGGTCGCGCCGTTCCATGGTGATGCCAGATATGGTCGGTCTGACCATCGCGGTGCACAACGGACGGCAGCACGTACCGGTGCTGGTCAACGAAAACATGGTCGGTCACAAGCTCGGCGAATTCGCGGCGACCCGTACCTTCAAGGGTCATGTGGCCGACCGGAAGTCGAGGTAA
- the rplB gene encoding 50S ribosomal protein L2, translating into MAIVKAKPTSAGRRFVVRSVTAGLHKGDPFAALVEKQTKTGGRNNDGRITTRHRGGGHKQKYRVIDFKRNKDGIAGRVERLEYDPNRSAHIALVLYADGERRYILAPKGLEAGMPVLSGTTAPIKPGSAMPLRNIPVGTEVHNIEMKAGKGGQIARSAGTAAQLVAREGDYASLRLRSGEIRKVHCECRATIGEVGNSEHSLRSLGKAGAARWRGVRPTVRGVVMNPVDHPHGGGEGRTSGGRHPVSPWGMPTKGYKTRKNKRTDSMIVRRRNKK; encoded by the coding sequence ATGGCTATCGTTAAAGCAAAACCGACATCCGCTGGCCGCCGCTTCGTCGTGCGGTCGGTCACCGCGGGCCTGCACAAGGGTGACCCCTTCGCTGCGCTGGTCGAAAAGCAGACCAAGACGGGTGGGCGCAACAATGACGGGCGCATCACGACCCGTCATCGGGGTGGCGGTCACAAGCAGAAGTACCGGGTCATCGACTTCAAGCGCAACAAGGACGGCATCGCCGGCCGGGTTGAACGCCTGGAATACGACCCGAACCGCAGCGCGCATATCGCGCTGGTGCTGTACGCTGACGGTGAGCGCCGTTATATCCTGGCCCCGAAGGGCCTGGAGGCCGGCATGCCGGTACTGTCGGGCACCACCGCCCCGATCAAACCGGGTAGCGCCATGCCGTTGCGCAACATCCCGGTCGGCACCGAGGTGCATAACATCGAGATGAAGGCCGGCAAGGGTGGGCAGATCGCTCGCAGCGCCGGTACCGCGGCCCAATTGGTCGCACGCGAAGGCGACTACGCCAGCCTGCGTCTGCGCTCGGGTGAGATCCGCAAGGTGCATTGCGAATGCCGCGCAACCATCGGTGAAGTCGGTAATTCCGAGCATAGCCTGCGTTCATTGGGCAAGGCGGGCGCGGCGCGCTGGCGGGGTGTCCGACCCACCGTGCGCGGCGTGGTCATGAACCCGGTCGACCATCCGCATGGTGGCGGTGAAGGCCGTACCTCCGGCGGCCGGCACCCGGTATCACCGTGGGGCATGCCGACGAAGGGCTACAAGACACGCAAGAACAAGCGTACCGACAGCATGATCGTCCGCCGGCGTAACAAGAAATAA
- the rplW gene encoding 50S ribosomal protein L23 produces MSNARLMKVLLAPLMSEKTTRLADRNRQYAFKVVSDATKPEIRQAVEMLFDVKVTGVQVSNVPGKIKRFGQTFGKRSDWKKAFVTLAEGSDINFMGAE; encoded by the coding sequence ATGAGTAACGCACGTTTGATGAAGGTGTTGCTGGCGCCGCTGATGTCCGAGAAGACCACGCGCCTGGCCGACCGCAATCGCCAGTACGCATTCAAGGTGGTTTCGGATGCGACCAAGCCGGAGATCCGGCAGGCGGTCGAGATGCTGTTCGACGTGAAGGTCACGGGCGTGCAGGTCTCTAACGTGCCCGGCAAGATCAAGCGTTTCGGTCAGACCTTCGGCAAGCGGTCTGACTGGAAGAAGGCCTTCGTGACTTTGGCCGAAGGCAGCGATATCAATTTCATGGGAGCCGAGTGA
- the rplD gene encoding 50S ribosomal protein L4: MELQVTGGTSVAVSAATFGREFNEALVHQVVTAVLAGARQGTKAQKTRSEVRGGGAKPWRQKGTGRARSGTIRSPLWRGGGTTFAARPRDYTQKVNKKMYRGAMASILSELLRQGRLVVVESFTVSAPKTKELVAKLKEMALDDVLIVNDDADMNLYLAARNLYHVGVCDSVSADPVSLVGFGTVLMTVDTLKRFEERLA, from the coding sequence ATGGAACTGCAGGTCACAGGTGGTACGTCCGTCGCCGTCTCCGCGGCGACCTTCGGGCGCGAATTCAATGAGGCACTGGTTCACCAGGTCGTGACGGCCGTGCTGGCTGGCGCCCGCCAGGGCACCAAGGCCCAGAAGACCCGTTCTGAGGTTCGCGGCGGCGGTGCCAAACCGTGGCGACAAAAGGGGACAGGACGCGCGCGTTCTGGTACCATTCGCAGCCCGCTGTGGCGGGGTGGTGGCACGACCTTCGCCGCGCGTCCGCGCGACTATACGCAGAAGGTCAACAAGAAGATGTACCGGGGTGCGATGGCCTCGATCTTGTCGGAGCTGCTGCGTCAGGGTCGTCTGGTTGTAGTGGAATCCTTCACGGTATCCGCCCCCAAGACGAAGGAACTGGTTGCCAAGCTCAAAGAGATGGCGTTGGATGACGTGTTGATCGTCAACGACGACGCCGACATGAATCTCTACCTCGCCGCACGCAATCTGTATCACGTGGGTGTGTGTGATTCCGTGAGTGCGGATCCGGTTAGTCTGGTGGGCTTCGGTACGGTGCTGATGACGGTCGATACGCTGAAGCGTTTCGAGGAGAGGCTGGCATGA